Proteins encoded within one genomic window of uncultured Draconibacterium sp.:
- a CDS encoding ABC transporter permease, whose amino-acid sequence MSEFKRNLRLGWRNILKNKFFSFLNIGGVAIGIAVTTLILFWVVDELSFDKFNDNLGQMYQVYEHQVYSDGQDLHTGCTPFPLANELKQTYPEIENATTFTNLGGLPVKYETTEYKDISLTLADKEFMNIFSFELIEGDLSAIDAPDKILITPKIAQLFFPNESPIGKMLTVYGNYTFTVGAIIDYPKEHSSTQFDILASIKLAEKLGADLTRWGNNWPFTCLLLTKGTEANQLESKLTGFLQEKGQENTSIYLFPYAKRHLYTFSGENNRIQYIYQFLAIALIIVLIASINFVNSSTASSETRRPEVGIRKVLGATKANLTSQFFYEKGLMIVISIILGAVMVLAFTPLFGQLSDKHISLSLLGNKYLIFMLIGMILTTLILSVAYPSLYISSFAPARVLKKAARKSANRISFRSLLVVVQFTLSIILIICTIAVNSQLKFINNYDLGYNQNNLVYINLDDATKTKHEALSASLKNISGVENLTKADKLPFWGGNSSWGYDWQGKDPENKVLICAMYVDREYFETLGISMAEGQSFSPSTELTDDSESEFSNEVILNKEAIRRMKMTDPIQKYFGRNGGDRARIVGVTKDFHFESLRTGVEPMVMLPLNDNPDVLIMRIRPENFSQTITAIKENWKDIIPDSNIEIGFFDQRLQNMYNSELRISGLFQYFSFVAIFIACIGLFGLSVFAIERKRKEIGIRKVNGSKVSQILAMLNKDFIKWVLISFVIASPLAWYVMSSWLQNFAYQTQLHWWIFALAGVLSIAIALLTVSVQSYKAATRNPVEALRYE is encoded by the coding sequence ATGTCAGAATTTAAACGCAACCTCAGGTTGGGATGGAGAAATATCCTGAAAAACAAATTCTTTTCATTCTTAAATATTGGCGGCGTAGCCATCGGGATTGCTGTTACAACACTCATCCTTTTTTGGGTGGTTGACGAACTTAGTTTCGATAAGTTTAACGACAACCTCGGGCAGATGTACCAGGTTTACGAACACCAGGTTTATTCCGACGGGCAGGATTTGCACACCGGTTGCACACCTTTTCCGTTGGCCAACGAATTAAAACAAACCTACCCTGAAATTGAGAATGCCACCACTTTTACCAATCTCGGCGGCCTGCCCGTAAAATACGAAACCACAGAATACAAAGACATCAGCCTAACGCTGGCCGACAAGGAGTTTATGAATATTTTCTCGTTCGAACTTATTGAAGGAGATCTAAGTGCCATTGATGCTCCCGATAAAATTTTGATCACTCCAAAAATTGCCCAGTTATTTTTTCCCAATGAATCGCCAATCGGTAAAATGCTAACCGTTTATGGTAACTACACATTTACTGTTGGAGCGATAATCGACTATCCAAAAGAACATTCATCAACACAATTCGATATTTTGGCATCGATAAAACTGGCCGAGAAATTGGGTGCCGACCTTACGCGCTGGGGAAACAACTGGCCGTTTACCTGCCTGCTGCTTACCAAAGGCACCGAAGCCAATCAACTGGAAAGCAAGCTCACCGGTTTTCTGCAGGAAAAAGGACAGGAAAATACATCCATTTACCTGTTTCCTTATGCAAAACGTCATTTGTATACTTTCTCGGGAGAAAACAACCGCATACAATACATTTACCAGTTTTTGGCCATTGCCCTAATTATTGTCCTCATTGCATCCATCAACTTTGTAAATTCCTCCACTGCCAGCTCCGAAACACGCCGGCCGGAAGTTGGAATCCGCAAAGTTTTGGGAGCTACAAAAGCCAATCTAACGTCGCAGTTTTTCTATGAAAAAGGATTGATGATTGTAATCAGCATCATTTTAGGAGCTGTTATGGTACTTGCTTTTACACCACTTTTCGGTCAACTATCCGACAAACATATTTCCTTGTCGTTATTGGGTAATAAATACCTCATTTTTATGCTGATCGGTATGATATTGACGACATTAATTTTATCGGTGGCCTACCCGTCATTGTACATTTCATCGTTCGCACCGGCACGAGTGTTAAAAAAAGCTGCACGTAAAAGTGCCAACCGGATTAGCTTCAGGAGCTTGTTGGTGGTGGTACAATTTACTCTATCAATTATTCTGATAATTTGCACCATTGCAGTGAATTCGCAACTCAAATTTATTAACAATTACGATTTGGGATACAACCAGAACAACCTTGTCTACATAAACCTTGACGATGCTACGAAAACAAAACATGAAGCACTTTCAGCTTCTCTAAAAAATATTAGCGGCGTTGAAAACCTTACCAAAGCTGACAAACTTCCGTTTTGGGGAGGCAACTCGTCGTGGGGCTACGACTGGCAAGGCAAAGACCCTGAGAACAAAGTATTGATTTGCGCCATGTATGTCGATCGCGAGTATTTTGAAACGCTGGGAATTTCAATGGCTGAAGGACAAAGTTTCTCTCCATCCACTGAGTTAACAGATGATAGTGAAAGTGAATTCTCAAACGAAGTAATCCTTAATAAGGAAGCCATTCGCCGCATGAAAATGACCGATCCGATTCAGAAATACTTTGGCAGAAATGGCGGCGACCGAGCACGGATTGTGGGAGTTACAAAAGATTTTCATTTCGAGTCGTTACGAACAGGAGTTGAACCGATGGTAATGCTCCCTCTGAACGATAATCCTGATGTTTTGATCATGCGAATAAGACCTGAAAATTTTAGTCAAACGATTACCGCGATAAAGGAAAACTGGAAAGACATTATTCCGGACTCTAATATTGAAATTGGCTTTTTCGACCAGCGCCTGCAAAACATGTATAATTCGGAACTCCGCATTTCCGGACTGTTCCAATACTTTTCGTTTGTTGCCATATTTATTGCCTGCATTGGTTTATTTGGCCTATCGGTTTTTGCCATCGAACGAAAAAGAAAAGAGATCGGTATCCGTAAAGTAAACGGATCAAAAGTATCGCAAATTCTGGCGATGCTCAACAAAGACTTTATCAAGTGGGTACTTATTTCGTTTGTAATTGCATCGCCACTGGCATGGTATGTAATGAGCAGCTGGTTGCAAAACTTTGCCTACCAAACCCAGCTTCATTGGTGGATTTTTGCACTGGCAGGAGTTCTTTCCATTGCAATTGCTTTGTTAACCGTATCGGTACAGAGTTATAAAGCAGCTACGCGAAACCCTGTTGAAGCACTCAGGTATGAGTGA
- a CDS encoding GTP-binding protein — translation MKDTTRLIIVGGFLGAGKTTLLFNATQLLMEKGKKVGLVTNDQASELVDTSFLLRTNVNVAEVSGSCFCCNFKGFTDSIQQVKQEANADVIIAEPVGSCTDLSATLMQPLKENFNKKLVISPLSVLADPVRLDDILNGGTAGLHPSAAYIFKKQLEESDIILISKADLLNEDELNELKQKVKAAYPFATVLSISSKTGEGIHEWLKLLETNTKAGQCIVEIDYDTYAEGEAVLGWLNGMLILTGRANWNKFVASFLGHLAAQIDKMQIGVGHIKLLLENGHDYISGNITGSSKTLSIRGEVGNSESAQLTINARVEITPEALDRLIKETLKSVSGNEIEITIKAWKYLSPGYPKPTHRYKNVVYQGNNI, via the coding sequence ATGAAAGATACAACACGTTTAATAATTGTAGGAGGATTTTTGGGAGCCGGCAAAACCACCTTGCTTTTTAATGCTACTCAACTTTTAATGGAAAAAGGAAAAAAAGTGGGTTTGGTTACCAATGATCAGGCGTCGGAGCTGGTCGACACCTCATTTCTGTTACGTACAAATGTAAATGTTGCCGAAGTTAGCGGAAGTTGTTTTTGTTGTAATTTCAAAGGTTTTACCGATTCGATACAACAAGTAAAACAAGAAGCCAATGCCGACGTAATAATTGCCGAGCCTGTTGGAAGTTGTACCGATTTGTCTGCCACATTAATGCAACCGTTAAAAGAAAACTTCAATAAAAAACTGGTTATTTCGCCTCTAAGTGTACTCGCCGATCCGGTTCGTCTGGACGATATTTTAAACGGCGGAACTGCAGGATTGCATCCGAGTGCCGCCTATATTTTCAAAAAACAACTGGAAGAAAGCGATATCATTCTTATTTCAAAAGCCGATCTTTTAAATGAGGATGAACTGAACGAACTGAAACAAAAAGTAAAAGCTGCTTACCCTTTTGCAACCGTTCTTTCCATCAGCTCAAAAACAGGCGAAGGGATACATGAATGGTTGAAATTACTTGAAACCAACACCAAAGCCGGACAATGTATTGTTGAAATTGATTACGATACTTATGCCGAGGGAGAAGCTGTATTGGGCTGGCTAAATGGTATGCTAATTTTAACAGGCAGAGCAAATTGGAATAAATTTGTTGCGAGCTTTTTAGGCCATCTGGCAGCACAAATTGATAAAATGCAAATTGGTGTTGGTCACATAAAACTCCTGCTTGAAAACGGGCACGACTATATTTCAGGAAATATCACCGGATCATCGAAAACGCTTTCAATACGAGGAGAAGTGGGCAATTCAGAATCCGCACAACTTACAATAAATGCACGGGTTGAAATCACTCCTGAAGCATTAGATCGATTAATAAAAGAAACTTTGAAAAGTGTTTCCGGCAATGAAATTGAAATAACAATTAAAGCCTGGAAATACTTAAGTCCCGGTTACCCAAAACCAACACACAGGTATAAAAACGTGGTCTATCAGGGGAATAATATTTAA
- a CDS encoding ABC transporter ATP-binding protein, with protein MIITNKLSKVFRTDEIETSALNDVNLHVKNGEFVAIMGPSGCGKSTLLNIIGLLDNPSSGKYFFDNEEVAQLKERNRTMLRKGNIGFVFQSFNLIDELTVFENVELPLIYLKMKASERKKRVEEVLERMKIGHRKKHFPQQLSGGQQQRVAIARAVVANPKLILADEPTGNLDSKNGLEVMQLLTELNQEGTTIVMVTHSLRDSEYAHRVINLFDGMVITQEVKKELGEIMF; from the coding sequence ATGATTATAACAAACAAGCTCTCAAAAGTTTTTCGAACCGATGAGATTGAAACCAGTGCACTAAACGATGTTAACCTGCATGTTAAAAACGGCGAATTTGTAGCCATTATGGGTCCTTCGGGCTGTGGTAAATCAACACTGCTAAATATTATCGGACTTCTCGATAATCCATCATCAGGAAAGTATTTTTTCGATAATGAGGAAGTGGCCCAGCTCAAAGAACGCAACCGAACCATGCTTCGAAAAGGAAACATCGGTTTTGTATTCCAGAGTTTTAACCTGATTGATGAATTGACTGTTTTTGAAAACGTTGAACTTCCGCTTATTTATTTAAAGATGAAAGCAAGCGAACGCAAAAAGCGTGTTGAGGAAGTTCTGGAACGCATGAAAATCGGTCACCGAAAAAAACATTTTCCACAACAACTATCAGGAGGTCAGCAACAGCGTGTTGCCATTGCGCGCGCAGTAGTGGCCAATCCAAAACTCATACTTGCCGATGAGCCCACCGGAAACCTTGATTCAAAAAATGGTTTGGAAGTGATGCAACTTCTAACTGAGTTAAACCAGGAAGGAACCACCATTGTAATGGTGACACACTCACTTCGTGATTCGGAATATGCCCACCGCGTCATCAACCTTTTCGACGGTATGGTAATTACCCAGGAAGTAAAGAAAGAATTAGGCGAAATTATGTTTTAA